The following coding sequences are from one Leguminivora glycinivorella isolate SPB_JAAS2020 chromosome 7, LegGlyc_1.1, whole genome shotgun sequence window:
- the LOC125228406 gene encoding LOW QUALITY PROTEIN: uncharacterized protein K02A2.6-like (The sequence of the model RefSeq protein was modified relative to this genomic sequence to represent the inferred CDS: inserted 1 base in 1 codon) — protein sequence MSSAHFGILPTFDHHSQTWKTFKSRLLQWFVANKVNDTTDAGGEQRRAILLSTLIDGTYKLAADLALPKKIEEVPYEDVLKLLEDHFVPKVFGFSERYKFYSAVQQSGETHTQWAARLRGLSAECDFTNVEEVLRDRFMMGMLPGRERDKVFTQDLKELTLTKAVELANAVRCAREVSAGAGQVASTSDQLFKITDETKDTVREKCAVCGYSNHKTAECRFSNYRCKKCRGKGHLKRMCKTVKCIMANDVSEGDDGKLFNIRSVKGEPMVEWVTVQGVPLQFEMDSGAAVTAMSPQFFKKHFPNVTICAPKKNLASYNGSNMACVGMASMPMEYAGRTQLIDVYIIPNAGAPILGRDFISSFNLEMTTVVNRVNYCTQQRDELEMLQSSYPTVFSDSLGLFNKYKVGLQLKPDAKPVFLRXRPLAFALKGKVDKEIDRLINLGVLKPVEYSEYASPIVPVLKNNGTMRICADYSVSINKQLCVEQYPLPTIKELFAKLHGGQTFSKLDLSSAYTQLELTPESQHLTCINTHRGLFFYTRLVFGLASAPAIFQRAIDNLLSGMEGVLCLLDDILITGKNDTEHLQRLNAVLKRLENAGLTLQKEKCVFFQDQVQYLGYIIDRNGLHKSPEKVKAILEAPVPTNVNKLQSFLGLVNYYRNFVQGASMILSPLYDLLKKGVKWCWREEHDQAFEKIKKCLASDQVLAHFDPNANLVLTVDASPYGLGAILSQIQPDNSERPISFASRTLNAAEKNYSQLQKEATAIVFAVKRYHQYLFGRSVPFILRTDHKPLISIFGPYKGIPEITANRLQRYALFLSAYNYKIEYIRSAMNSADYLSRASLPDNSDNSGGPERARARGEGQDPFIPDDRASYINFVIEGCLPLTMDELRKQTKIDPDLNKIVSYVCTGWPKKINDDKLKPYFNCRLQLSYENGCLLRGHKVVIPATLQSRALSELHHSHLGIVKTKAEARSRFWFPKIDEKIEQMIASCETCIKLRPAPSRAPLAPWKFPAEPFARIHLDFLGPINGIAYLVIVDAHSKWIEVYSMKNGTSTSAVCEKLYEFMARFGVPQVIASDNGCAFTSQEFKDFCLLNGITAVTSPAYHAASNGQAESMIKVSKKGIKSCLINSRNIKDCNNKLQKFLFDYRNSIHSTTGHSPAQLVFGHKLRTRLDLINPSTASPSPTSLDNHVKNQQCLQSKAYNGNNKQAFNIGDKVLYKKNFNINKFTWCKGIILEKLGKVVYLVRDCENSDNHKKHKDQLMLYKGPQGDGSFLDDISLPDLFSSDQKHPSTQNTSELQNGTDSEVLNGTDSEVQNSGEGEDGQIVDLNNDPQDSFEDAKSDDNTPVEGPENPGVPNPSVAVGQDRVKRNRPKVNYKPYF from the exons ATGTCTAGTGCGCATTTTGGAATTTTGCCTACGTTTGATCACCATTCGCAAACATGGAAAACGTTTAAATCGCGCTTATTGCAATGGTTTGTGGCAAATAAAGTAAATGACACTACGGACGCGGGAGGAGAACAAAGGCGAGCGATATTACTTAGCACACTCATTGACGGTACTTATAAACTCGCAGCGGATTTAGCGTTGCCTAAGAAGATAGAAGAAGTACCATATGAAGATGTTTTAAAGCTGCTGGAAGACCATTTTGTTCCAAAGGTGTTTGGTTTTAGTGAGCGGTACAAATTTTATTCGGCCGTTCAACAAAGTGGAGAAACACATACCCAATGGGCGGCAAGGCTACGTGGTTTGTCAGCGGAATGCGACTTCACAAATGTAGAGGAAGTTCTTCGCGACAGATTTATGATGGGCATGCTGCCGGGACGGGAACGGGACAAGGTTTTCACGCAGGATCTCAAGGAGCTGACGCTCACTAAGGCGGTGGAGTTGGCTAACGCGGTACGCTGCGCGCGGGAGGTGTCGGCGGGGGCGGGACAGGTGGCTTCGACGAGCGACCAGCTGTTCAAGATCACCGACGAGACCAAGGATACGGTCCGTGAAAAATGTGCAGTGTGCGGTTATTCAAACCATAAAACGGCCGAATGTCGGTTTtctaattatcgttgcaaaaagTGCCGCGGTAAAGGCCATTTAAAAAGAATGTGCAAAACGGTAAAGTGCATTATGGCGAATGACGTGAGCGAGGGAGACGACGGTAAGTTGTTTAATATTCGTTCTGTAAAGGGGGAACCCATGGTAGAATGGGTCACCGTTCAAGGCGTGCCGTTGCAGTTTGAAATGGATAGCGGGGCGGCGGTCACGGCGATGTCACCACAGTTTTTCAAAAAGCATTTCCCTAATGTGACAATTTGCGCACCTAAGAAAAATCTAGCTTCTTATAACGGTTCTAATATGGCTTGCGTAGGTATGGCGTCAATGCCTATGGAATACGCGGGGCGCACACAGCTGATCGATGTTTACATTATTCCCAATGCTGGCGCGCCGATTTTAGGCCGCGATTTTATTTCATCATTTAATTTAGAGATGACGACAGTTGTTAATAGAGTTAATTACTGTACACAACAGCGGGATGAACTAGAGATGTTACAAAGTAGTTATCCGACAGTGTTTTCGGATAGTTTGggtctatttaataaatataaggtTGGGTTGCAGCTTAAGCCAGACGCGAAACCGGTTTTTTTAA CGCGACCATTAGCTTTTGCACTGAAAGGAAAAGTTGACAAAGAAATAGACCGTTTAATAAATCTAGGTGTTTTAAAACCTGTTGAATATTCCGAATACGCATCTCCAATAGTTCCGGTGTTAAAAAACAATGGCACCATGCGTATTTGTGCAGATTACTCGGTCAGCATTAATAAGCAGCTGTGTGTAGAACAATATCCGCTACCTACAATTAAAGAGTTGTTTGCTAAATTACACGGAGGACAAACGTTCTCAAAACTAGACTTATCTTCCGCGTACACTCAGCTGGAGTTGACGCCGGAGTCGCAGCACCTCACCTGCATAAATACGCACCGGGGGTTGTTTTTCTACACACGCCTCGTGTTTGGGTTGGCTAGTGCCCCAGCTATATTTCAACGCGCGATTGATAATTTGCTTAGTGGTATGGAAGGAGTACTGTGTTTACTTGACGATATATTGATAACGGGGAAAAACGACACGGAACATTTGCAAAGATTAAACGCAGTTTTAAAAAGGTTGGAAAATGCAGGGTTAACTTTGCAAAAAGAAAAATGCGTATTTTTCCAAGACCAAGTGCAGTATTTAGGTTACATAATCGACAGGAACGGCCTTCACAAATCACCTGAAAAGGTCAAAGCAATCCTGGAAGCCCCGGTACCGACAAATGTGAATAAATTGCAATCCTTTTTAGGGTTAGTGAATTACTACCGTAATTTTGTGCAAGGGGCGTCCATGATACTTTCACCTTTGTATGATTTGTTGAAGAAAGGGGTCAAGTGGTGTTGGCGGGAGGAACATGACCAAGCAttcgaaaaaataaaaaaatgcttgGCTTCGGATCAGGTTTTAGCCCATTTTGACCCAAACGCTAACCTAGTTTTGACCGTAGACGCGTCACCCTATGGCCTTGGGGCTATTTTAAGTCAAATTCAGCCAGACAACAGTGAAAGGCCTATTTCGTTTGCTTCGCGAACCCTTAACGCGGCAGAAAAAAATTACTCACAACTTCAAAAAGAAGCTACGGCAATCGTGTTCGCAGTTAAACGTTATCATCAATATTTATTCGGGAGGTCGGTGCCCTTTATTTTACGAACCGATCATAAACCTctaatttctatttttggcccttATAAAGGCATTCCCGAAATTACGGCTAACCGACTGCAAAGGTATGCCCTTTTTTTAAgcgcatataattataaaattgagTACATTCGGAGTGCAATGAATAGTGCAGATTATTTGTCTCGAGCTAGTTTACCTGACAACAGCGATAACAGCGGAGGGCCAGAGCGGGCACGCGCGCGCGGGGAGGGGCAGGACCCGTTCATACCAGATGATCGCGCGTCGTACATCAATTTTGTTATCGAAGGATGCTTACCGTTAACTATGGACGAGTTACGTAAACAAACAAAGATTGACccagatttaaataaaattgtaagttACGTTTGTACAGGCTGGCCTAAGAAAATTAACGATGATAAGCTAAAACCGTATTTTAATTGTAGATTACAGTTATCGTATGAAAACGGCTGTTTGCTAAGAGGCCATAAGGTCGTAATTCCCGCGACCTTGCAGTCCCGCGCGTTATCGGAGTTACATCATTCTCACTTAGGAATAGTAAAAACCAAAGCGGAGGCCAGGTCCAGGTTTTGGTTTCCTAAGATCGACGAAAAGATTGAACAAATGATAGCTTCTTGTGAGACGTGCATTAAGTTGAGGCCCGCTCCCAGTCGTGCACCGTTAGCCCCTTGGAAATTCCCTGCAGAACCCTTTGCCAGGATCCATTTGGATTTTTTGGGGCCAATTAACGGTATCGCCTACTTAGTGATTGTAGATGCCCACAGTAAATGGATTGAGGTGTATAGTATGAAGAACGGTACTAGTACGTCGGCTGTGTGCGAAAAGTTGTACGAGTTTATGGCTAGGTTTGGGGTACCGCAAGTGATAGCTAGTGATAACGGGTGCGCATTTACGTCACAGGAGTTTAAGGACTTTTGTTTGTTAAATGGCATAACTGCGGTGACGTCACCGGCGTACCACGCGGCCAGCAATGGCCAGGCAGAAAGCATGATAAAAGTTTCCAAGAAGGGGATTAAATCCTGTTTAATAAATAGCCGCAATATTAAAGATtgtaataataagttacaaaaattTCTCTTTGACTATAGGAATTCTATACATTCCACCACGGGCCATTCGCCAGCTCAATTAGTGTTTGGCCACAAACTTCGGACACGCCTTGATTTAATTAACCCTTCAACGGCGTCTCCCTCGCCCACGTCATTGGATAATCATGTAAAAAATCAACAGTGTTTACAGAGTAAAGCGTATAACGGTAACAATAAACAAGCCTTCAATATAGGCGATAAAGTGTTATATAAAAAGAACTTTAACATTAATAAGTTTACATGGTGTAAGGGAATAATTTTAGAAAAGTTGGGTAAAGTTGTATATTTAGTAAGAGATTGTGAAAATTCAGACAACCATAAAAAACATAAAGATCAATTAATGTTATACAAGGGACCACAAGGGGACGGTTCGTTTCTTGATGACATCTCTCTACCAGATTTATTTTCATCGGATCAAAAACATCCGTCGACACAGAATACCAGCGAGTTGCAAAATGGTACCGACAGCGAGGTGCTAAATGGTACCGACAGTGAGGTGCAAAATAGTGGGGAAGGAGAAGACGGTCAAATAGTTGATCTCAACAACGACCCCCAGGACAGTTTTGAGGACGCCAAGTCGGACGACAACACCCCAGTAGAAGGGCCCGAGAATCCAGGGGTACCCAACCCGTCGGTCGCTGTCGGGCAGGACAGAGTCAAACGAAACCGTCCCAAGGTTAATTATAAAccttatttttag